A genomic segment from Candidatus Eisenbacteria bacterium encodes:
- a CDS encoding TonB-dependent receptor: MTPPSRKGAVTHMPSQLGRRKHRTVLACVVALLLGLTFVGPAVSSAQAQTGAITGKITDDSGVGVPYANVFIKGTQLGGMANAEGKFTITKVPVGAYTLSVKSVGHATVEKPVQVNANQTATVNFQISEQAVKLKGVDVKGDVKIAIRKKDSSTKQIVTSEDLRSLPVDNYKEAIGLKAGVISQGGELHFRGGRGDEVLTIVNGIASRNPMRAEGVDLGLLAVSSSEQVLGGLDAQYGNALSGVINLTTREGGDKFGGEVRYFTDRYGEADKSFNNFERLSTGFGGPFLFPKTNYFISFEGTYTDTYLRNVATHREHRFLDFIRLGNRQSNSAKLSSKLTFKLTPNEKLNFEVIKNRSLDGEFNNRWNRQGFVHVIQDSTAPTDGTVTTRYGAWSYFQVDSSYIPINTAEHLPVTEEDYLQTAVTWKHTLGVGTIYNLRAGRQQWETTSDVLDRMPWEYQQLPNNYYDPQNRLEGPYYVTNGDYPHFERKRTVTYTLNGDFSKRLGKPADQGGHPHNLMTGGDINYNDLGFLRTNFPNILTGQGLYGADRDEFRFFNPEGSFFVQDRWEYEGMVLNAGIRYDNFSVGNQISSAEVRDRVKTQISPRIGIAYPISDRDVMSFHYGRLFQVPDRQYIYQGRLISATSRGNPNLEPQTTISYQLGVQHLFSKDIYGQFGVYFKDIFGLLTTVDQAIPGFAITIPTYVNADYASSRGVEFTLIKRFSRGFAGELNYTYGNATGTASDPNRALPNQGNLRDQFKPIAEQPLDWDQRHNISATLSLGNEKDWRASFVYQFGSGFPFTPHLREERRQNPDLINSRRLPSVSTLSMQGERFFRAWGQDLTLYVQGTNLLDAENISNLEPDLWPPGAINPKSYNVYYTETGRAGGAFLTQDQDGDGREDWYPVHDPRVFQQGRTIRVGLGVQF; this comes from the coding sequence ATGACACCCCCGTCCAGGAAAGGAGCGGTTACGCATATGCCGAGCCAGCTTGGCCGTCGCAAGCATCGGACGGTCCTCGCCTGCGTCGTCGCGCTCCTCCTCGGCCTCACCTTCGTGGGACCTGCGGTTTCGTCCGCTCAGGCACAGACCGGCGCGATCACGGGAAAGATCACGGATGACAGTGGAGTCGGGGTGCCGTACGCGAACGTCTTCATCAAGGGAACCCAATTGGGGGGGATGGCCAACGCGGAAGGGAAATTCACCATCACCAAGGTGCCCGTCGGCGCGTACACCCTCTCCGTGAAAAGCGTCGGCCACGCCACGGTCGAGAAACCCGTCCAGGTGAATGCCAACCAGACCGCGACGGTCAACTTCCAGATATCGGAGCAGGCGGTCAAGCTCAAGGGTGTCGACGTCAAAGGAGACGTCAAGATCGCGATCCGCAAGAAGGACAGCTCCACGAAGCAGATCGTCACGAGCGAAGATCTCCGCTCGCTCCCGGTGGACAACTACAAGGAGGCGATCGGGCTCAAGGCGGGCGTGATCAGCCAGGGAGGCGAGCTTCACTTCCGCGGCGGACGGGGGGACGAGGTCCTCACGATCGTGAACGGGATCGCGAGCCGCAATCCCATGCGCGCCGAGGGGGTGGATCTCGGGCTCCTCGCGGTGTCCTCCAGCGAGCAGGTGCTCGGAGGTCTGGACGCTCAGTACGGGAACGCCCTTTCGGGCGTGATCAACCTCACGACACGCGAAGGGGGCGACAAGTTCGGGGGCGAGGTCCGGTACTTCACGGACCGTTACGGCGAGGCCGACAAATCCTTCAACAATTTCGAACGGCTCAGCACCGGCTTCGGGGGGCCGTTCCTCTTCCCGAAGACGAATTATTTCATCTCATTCGAGGGCACGTACACGGACACCTATCTCCGGAACGTCGCGACCCACCGGGAGCATCGGTTCCTGGATTTCATCCGGCTCGGGAACCGGCAGTCGAACAGCGCGAAGCTCTCGAGCAAGCTGACGTTCAAGCTGACCCCGAACGAGAAGCTCAACTTCGAGGTCATCAAGAACCGGAGCCTGGACGGAGAGTTCAACAACCGCTGGAATCGGCAGGGGTTCGTCCACGTCATCCAGGATTCCACGGCGCCGACGGACGGCACCGTCACGACCCGATACGGCGCCTGGTCCTATTTCCAGGTGGATTCAAGCTACATCCCGATCAATACCGCGGAGCATCTTCCGGTTACCGAGGAGGACTACCTCCAAACGGCGGTGACCTGGAAGCACACGCTCGGCGTCGGCACGATTTACAACCTGCGCGCGGGACGGCAGCAATGGGAAACGACGAGCGACGTGCTCGACCGGATGCCCTGGGAGTACCAGCAGCTGCCGAACAACTACTACGACCCGCAGAACCGGTTGGAAGGGCCCTACTACGTGACCAACGGTGACTATCCCCACTTCGAGCGAAAGCGCACGGTCACGTATACCTTGAACGGGGATTTCTCGAAACGGCTTGGAAAACCGGCGGACCAGGGCGGGCACCCCCACAATCTCATGACCGGCGGGGACATCAACTACAACGACCTGGGATTCCTGAGGACGAATTTCCCGAATATCCTCACCGGGCAGGGTCTCTACGGCGCCGACCGGGACGAGTTCCGTTTCTTCAATCCCGAGGGCTCGTTCTTCGTCCAGGATCGCTGGGAATACGAGGGGATGGTGCTGAACGCGGGAATCCGGTATGACAACTTCTCCGTGGGAAACCAGATCTCGTCGGCCGAAGTGCGCGACCGGGTCAAGACGCAGATCAGCCCCCGGATCGGCATCGCCTACCCGATCTCGGATCGGGACGTGATGAGCTTCCACTACGGCCGCCTCTTCCAGGTGCCGGATCGGCAGTACATCTATCAGGGGCGCCTCATCTCGGCGACCTCGCGCGGCAATCCGAATCTGGAGCCCCAAACGACGATCAGCTACCAGCTCGGAGTCCAGCACCTCTTCAGCAAGGACATCTACGGCCAGTTCGGCGTCTACTTCAAGGACATCTTCGGGCTCCTCACCACGGTGGACCAGGCGATCCCGGGCTTCGCGATCACCATCCCAACGTACGTGAACGCCGATTACGCGTCCTCCCGAGGGGTGGAGTTCACGCTGATCAAACGCTTCAGCCGCGGGTTCGCCGGCGAGCTCAACTATACCTATGGGAACGCCACCGGCACGGCGTCGGACCCCAACCGCGCCTTGCCGAACCAGGGGAATCTGCGGGACCAGTTCAAACCCATAGCCGAGCAGCCGCTCGACTGGGACCAGAGGCACAACATTTCAGCGACGTTGAGTCTGGGGAACGAGAAGGATTGGCGCGCGTCCTTTGTCTACCAATTCGGGTCGGGCTTCCCGTTCACGCCGCACCTGCGGGAGGAGCGGCGGCAGAATCCCGATCTCATCAACTCGCGGCGTCTCCCCTCCGTATCGACGCTCTCGATGCAGGGGGAGCGGTTCTTCAGGGCGTGGGGCCAGGACCTCACGTTGTACGTGCAGGGCACGAACCTGCTCGACGCGGAGAATATCAGCAACCTGGAACCGGATCTCTGGCCGCCGGGCGCCATCAACCCGAAATCCTACAATGTCTACTACACGGAGACAGGTCGCGCGGGGGGCGCGTTCCTGACCCAGGACCAAGACGGAGACGGCCGAGAGGATTGGTACCCGGTCCACGATCCGCGGGTGTTCCAGCAGGGACGCACGATCCGGGTCGGGCTCGGCGTGCAATTCTAG
- a CDS encoding GWxTD domain-containing protein — protein sequence MRRHQNRAPHWLWVLVACALPGAPAGAIGRVSTPGEPGTSSGDLHYHASAVAYRHDAGNARVEFSIRVPYSEIRFLPSGEHFEARLRVTVELLGKKGRRAGYQQREARLQSTDAAATVDSLLGEIYTVGIVAPRAKYHYKITVEDMNVARRGLVYQMKNKKRQGEVQGDIDMSEWLFQDPALSGIEFAWAIQERTPETPFAKGSFEVLPHPSAYYGAYQDMLSAYYEIYDTPPPPEGRAYRVSTMIFSSAGDTLLESLDSLRVTEGAAWPHTLHADVASLPAGHYRLRIDLLHGEGRPIASSQGEFDMLWEADSWASDAADLYDVTAQTLLSQDEAYRFRQLSRGEKEARLADLWRAIDPTPDTAANELRSDFRRRLAYANAHYTVFEKGMFSDRGRIWIQFGEPDDIKIERLPVSDKTLGYVVDGQIPKASKDILTKPDQGVVDTRAFEIWTYNLRGHEMVPRHRMNEISAGMKFVFVDEQGYGDYTLRYSSVSGVR from the coding sequence GTGAGGCGCCACCAAAATCGCGCGCCTCATTGGCTCTGGGTCCTGGTCGCCTGCGCCCTCCCGGGAGCGCCGGCCGGCGCAATCGGCAGGGTTTCAACTCCTGGAGAGCCAGGGACTTCCTCCGGGGACCTCCACTATCACGCGAGCGCCGTGGCGTACCGTCACGACGCCGGCAACGCCCGGGTCGAGTTCTCGATCCGCGTGCCCTACAGCGAAATCCGATTCCTGCCCTCAGGCGAACATTTCGAGGCCCGGCTCCGGGTCACCGTCGAGCTTCTCGGAAAGAAGGGTCGGCGGGCGGGATACCAGCAACGCGAGGCGCGCCTCCAATCGACAGACGCGGCGGCGACCGTGGATTCGCTTCTGGGGGAGATCTACACCGTCGGTATCGTCGCGCCTCGGGCGAAGTACCACTACAAGATCACCGTCGAGGACATGAACGTCGCCCGCCGCGGGCTCGTGTACCAGATGAAGAACAAGAAGCGGCAGGGTGAGGTGCAGGGCGACATCGACATGTCGGAGTGGTTGTTTCAGGATCCGGCGCTCAGTGGGATCGAATTCGCGTGGGCGATCCAAGAGCGGACTCCGGAGACGCCCTTCGCGAAGGGTAGTTTCGAGGTGCTCCCCCATCCCAGCGCCTACTACGGCGCGTATCAGGACATGCTCTCCGCCTATTACGAGATTTACGACACCCCTCCTCCGCCGGAGGGCCGGGCCTATCGGGTCAGCACCATGATCTTCAGCTCGGCGGGGGACACCCTGCTCGAGTCGCTGGACTCGCTGCGCGTGACCGAGGGTGCCGCCTGGCCCCACACACTCCATGCGGACGTGGCATCGCTTCCCGCGGGGCACTACCGGCTGCGAATCGATCTCCTCCACGGCGAGGGACGGCCGATCGCGTCGAGTCAGGGGGAGTTCGACATGCTATGGGAGGCCGATTCGTGGGCCTCCGACGCGGCGGATCTCTACGATGTGACCGCGCAAACACTTCTTTCCCAGGATGAGGCCTACCGCTTCCGCCAACTCTCCCGGGGGGAGAAGGAAGCGAGACTCGCCGACCTCTGGCGAGCGATCGATCCCACCCCCGACACGGCGGCGAACGAGCTCCGGAGCGATTTTCGCCGCCGCCTCGCCTACGCCAACGCGCACTACACGGTATTCGAGAAGGGAATGTTCAGCGATCGCGGCCGGATCTGGATTCAATTCGGGGAGCCGGACGATATCAAGATCGAGCGACTCCCCGTCTCGGACAAGACTCTCGGATACGTGGTGGATGGGCAAATCCCCAAGGCCTCAAAGGATATTCTCACGAAACCCGACCAGGGCGTTGTCGACACGCGCGCGTTCGAAATCTGGACGTACAATCTGCGGGGCCACGAGATGGTTCCGCGACACCGGATGAACGAGATCAGCGCGGGGATGAAATTCGTGTTCGTCGATGAACAAGGATACGGCGACTACACGCTGCGGTACTCCTCGGTGAGCGGGGTGCGGTAG
- a CDS encoding TldD/PmbA family protein, with product MRDLARLALDTAAALGAEYGDVRAIELAREDLQVKNGEVGGLDLSESAGLGVRVLVGGAWGFAATDELTKQGAERCAAQAVSIGRASASLKHENVRLAPEPAHRAVWASECAIDPFDVSLERKLDLLFRIDAEIRSVKGVKNAESFLSFQRKRQLFLSTEGSDIEQTLTRSGGGCTSTAVSADDVQRRSYPQAEGLYQMLGYELIEATPYVENARRIAEESVALLSAAQCPSGEHDIILEGSQLALQIHESVGHPTELDRVLGMEANYAGTSFLTLEKRNKLAFGSKIVNLVADATLPNGLATFGFDDDGVEGQRWHIVRDGLFVGYLTSRELAHRAGESRSRGCVRSDGWHHIPMIRMVNLSLQPGTGTLENLLADTDHAILMETNRSWSIDQLRYNFQFKTELAWEIRKGKRVRLLKNPTYQGITTQFWNSCDFICGPEEWKPWGVVNCGKGQPGQVAEITHGAAPARFRNVRVGAGYDE from the coding sequence TTGAGGGACCTCGCTCGTCTCGCGCTCGATACCGCGGCGGCGCTGGGCGCGGAGTACGGCGATGTCCGCGCCATTGAGCTCGCCCGCGAAGACCTCCAAGTGAAAAACGGCGAAGTCGGCGGGCTCGACCTGAGCGAGTCCGCCGGCCTCGGCGTCCGCGTCCTCGTGGGGGGCGCCTGGGGGTTCGCGGCCACGGACGAGCTGACGAAGCAGGGCGCCGAGCGCTGCGCGGCCCAGGCGGTCTCGATCGGCCGCGCGAGCGCGAGCCTGAAGCACGAGAACGTCCGGCTGGCACCGGAGCCCGCGCATCGCGCGGTCTGGGCGTCCGAGTGCGCGATCGATCCCTTCGACGTGTCGCTCGAGCGAAAGCTCGATCTTCTCTTTCGCATCGACGCCGAGATCCGCTCCGTCAAGGGCGTGAAGAACGCGGAGTCCTTCCTCTCGTTTCAGCGGAAGCGTCAGCTCTTTCTCAGCACCGAGGGCTCGGACATCGAGCAGACGCTCACGCGCTCGGGGGGCGGCTGCACCTCCACCGCGGTTTCTGCCGACGACGTGCAGCGGCGAAGCTACCCGCAGGCCGAGGGTCTCTACCAGATGCTCGGATACGAGCTCATCGAGGCGACCCCGTACGTCGAAAACGCGCGCCGGATTGCCGAGGAGTCGGTCGCGCTTCTGAGCGCGGCGCAGTGCCCGTCGGGAGAGCACGACATCATCCTGGAAGGCTCGCAGCTCGCCCTTCAGATCCACGAGTCCGTCGGCCACCCGACCGAGCTGGACCGGGTGCTGGGCATGGAGGCGAACTACGCCGGCACCAGTTTTCTCACCCTCGAGAAGCGGAACAAGCTCGCGTTCGGCTCGAAGATCGTGAACCTGGTCGCGGACGCGACCCTCCCGAACGGGCTCGCCACGTTCGGCTTCGACGACGACGGCGTCGAAGGACAGCGCTGGCACATCGTTCGCGACGGGCTCTTCGTAGGGTATCTCACCTCGCGGGAGCTGGCGCACCGCGCCGGAGAATCCCGGAGCCGGGGGTGCGTCCGGTCGGACGGCTGGCACCACATCCCGATGATCCGGATGGTGAACCTGAGCCTCCAGCCGGGAACGGGAACGCTCGAGAACCTGCTCGCCGACACCGATCACGCGATTCTCATGGAGACGAATCGGAGCTGGAGCATCGATCAGCTCCGATACAACTTCCAGTTCAAGACGGAGCTCGCCTGGGAGATCCGCAAGGGAAAGAGAGTCCGGCTCCTCAAGAACCCGACCTATCAGGGCATCACCACGCAGTTTTGGAACTCGTGCGATTTCATCTGCGGTCCCGAGGAATGGAAGCCTTGGGGCGTGGTGAATTGCGGCAAGGGGCAGCCCGGACAGGTCGCCGAGATCACCCACGGCGCCGCTCCCGCGCGGTTCCGGAACGTCCGCGTCGGCGCGGGATACGATGAATAG
- a CDS encoding TldD/PmbA family protein, which produces MNRDDAKSLLDQALAAARGEEIELFLGGGTEALTRFANNEITQNVAERRYLLSARVVQGKRTGRATGNDLSRAGIERLIERASAAARLQPEIADLLPLPGPQQYQPVDALDPETESLDADVRAREVGRAVERSRAAGLEGAGIYEVRAGTIGDYGEIGPLAIANSRGLFAYHAGTSATFRVSALDGTASGWAGRESHRARDIDGGALSARAVEKAIRSREPKSWDPGRYTVVLEPAAVADFIQDMSWISFGALLVQEGRSFLSGKMGQKVMGENITLRDDPYHPLHRGSPFDAEGMPTRPTTIIERGVARSAVYDRQTAAKEGRESTGHGLPVPNTYGPMARHLVLEGGEASVEDLVRRVDKGLLVTRVWYTNVVDPKTVTLTGMTRDGLFAIEKGKVTHAVRNFRFNQSVIEMLRDVEGMSRPERSGGVVCPGLLVHGFHMSSGTEF; this is translated from the coding sequence ATGAATAGGGACGACGCGAAGTCGCTCCTCGATCAGGCCCTTGCCGCGGCGCGCGGGGAGGAGATCGAGCTTTTCCTGGGGGGCGGGACCGAGGCCCTGACCCGCTTCGCGAACAACGAGATCACCCAGAACGTCGCCGAGCGCCGCTATCTCCTGTCGGCCCGCGTCGTGCAGGGAAAGCGCACCGGCCGGGCCACCGGGAACGATCTGAGCCGCGCGGGCATCGAGCGGCTCATCGAGCGGGCCTCCGCGGCGGCGCGACTCCAGCCGGAGATCGCGGATCTCCTCCCGTTGCCGGGACCGCAGCAGTATCAGCCGGTCGACGCGCTCGATCCCGAAACGGAATCGCTCGACGCCGACGTCCGGGCGCGCGAGGTGGGGCGCGCGGTCGAGCGCTCCCGCGCGGCGGGGCTCGAAGGAGCCGGCATCTACGAGGTCCGCGCGGGCACGATCGGGGACTACGGCGAGATCGGCCCGCTCGCGATCGCGAACTCGCGCGGGCTGTTCGCCTACCACGCCGGCACGTCGGCGACCTTTCGGGTGTCGGCCCTCGACGGGACCGCCTCGGGCTGGGCCGGGCGCGAGTCCCATCGCGCGCGCGACATCGACGGCGGCGCGCTTTCGGCTCGGGCGGTGGAGAAGGCGATCCGATCGCGCGAACCGAAATCCTGGGATCCGGGCCGATACACCGTGGTGCTCGAGCCGGCCGCCGTCGCGGATTTCATCCAGGACATGTCGTGGATCTCCTTCGGCGCGCTACTGGTCCAGGAGGGACGGAGTTTCCTGTCGGGGAAGATGGGGCAGAAGGTCATGGGGGAGAACATCACGCTGCGCGACGACCCCTACCATCCGCTCCACCGGGGGAGCCCGTTCGACGCCGAGGGGATGCCGACCCGTCCGACCACCATCATCGAACGCGGGGTCGCCCGGAGCGCGGTGTACGACCGGCAAACCGCGGCCAAAGAGGGGCGTGAGAGCACCGGCCACGGGCTCCCGGTCCCGAACACGTATGGGCCCATGGCGCGCCATCTCGTTCTGGAGGGAGGCGAGGCGAGCGTGGAGGATCTGGTCCGCCGCGTGGACAAGGGGCTTCTCGTCACCCGCGTGTGGTACACGAACGTCGTGGATCCCAAGACCGTGACCCTCACGGGAATGACGCGCGACGGGCTCTTCGCGATCGAGAAGGGAAAGGTCACCCACGCGGTTCGGAATTTTCGATTCAATCAGAGCGTGATTGAGATGCTCCGCGACGTGGAGGGGATGTCGCGGCCGGAGCGCTCGGGGGGGGTTGTTTGCCCCGGCCTTCTCGTCCACGGCTTCCACATGTCGAGCGGGACGGAATTCTAA
- a CDS encoding 6-phosphofructokinase, translating into MRLGVLTGGGDCPGLNAVIRAVVHRSIKGYGWSVVGFRHGWRGLLQSEVEELDLKTVSGILPRGGTILGTSRTNPYQEPGGEARIREELKSRAIDVLVVIGGEDTLGVAVKLHQAGVRLVGIPKTIDNDVNGTDYTFGFDTALSIATEAIDRLHTTAESHDRVIVVEVMGRHAGWIALEAGVAGGADMILVPEYPVAIDEVCDVVRRRHERGKNFSIIVVAEGARLRDVAGGPVQVQSERRDAFGHVRLGGIGATLADRIEERTGFESRYSVLGHIQRGGSPTAFDRFLGTRFGVQAVDLVRREGFGRMVAIRGMKIVDVPISEGVGSLKTVDREFYELASVFFS; encoded by the coding sequence ATGCGGCTTGGCGTGCTCACCGGCGGGGGCGATTGCCCCGGCCTGAACGCGGTGATCCGCGCCGTCGTCCACCGCTCGATCAAAGGCTACGGTTGGTCGGTCGTCGGATTCCGGCACGGTTGGAGGGGACTCTTACAATCGGAAGTCGAGGAGCTGGATCTGAAGACGGTCTCCGGAATCCTTCCCAGGGGCGGGACGATTCTCGGCACCTCGCGCACGAATCCCTACCAGGAGCCGGGTGGGGAGGCGCGGATTCGTGAGGAGCTCAAGTCGCGGGCGATCGACGTTCTCGTCGTCATCGGGGGGGAGGACACCCTCGGGGTCGCCGTGAAGCTCCACCAGGCCGGCGTCCGCCTGGTCGGCATTCCCAAGACGATCGACAACGACGTGAACGGCACCGACTATACCTTCGGTTTCGACACCGCGCTCTCGATCGCGACCGAAGCGATCGACCGACTGCACACGACGGCAGAATCGCACGACCGCGTCATCGTCGTCGAGGTGATGGGACGACACGCGGGGTGGATTGCGCTCGAGGCGGGCGTCGCCGGCGGGGCCGACATGATCCTCGTTCCGGAGTACCCGGTCGCCATCGACGAGGTCTGTGACGTCGTGCGCCGCCGGCACGAGCGCGGCAAGAATTTCAGTATCATTGTCGTCGCCGAGGGCGCGAGGCTCCGCGACGTGGCGGGAGGACCGGTGCAGGTTCAAAGCGAGCGCCGGGACGCGTTCGGACACGTGAGGCTCGGCGGTATCGGAGCCACTCTGGCGGACCGCATCGAGGAGCGGACGGGATTCGAGAGCCGCTACAGCGTGCTCGGACACATTCAGCGCGGCGGCTCGCCGACCGCTTTCGATCGCTTTCTCGGCACGAGGTTCGGCGTCCAGGCGGTCGATCTCGTACGACGGGAAGGATTCGGGCGCATGGTCGCGATCCGCGGGATGAAAATCGTGGACGTTCCGATCTCCGAAGGGGTCGGTTCCCTGAAGACGGTGGACCGCGAATTCTACGAGTTGGCGTCCGTCTTTTTCAGCTAA
- a CDS encoding PorV/PorQ family protein: MKRAVVLAICLLLPLTAEGAQIFEKVGTLGGQSLKIGVGARAAAMGDAYVAIADDATAVYWNPAGIARLSGQSVTLNHTAWPADILFDQAAYVFSIKWIPGMLGVNVRALTMSRDIVRTTYQPEGTGDTFDAGEWAYGLSYARSLTDKFSAGFSVNYVQTGLADVKGKSSTFDFGTLYDIGVLGAKIGMSIQNIGSDMTFLNEKVKMPTFFRVGGSMSLLQSGDSRFITSAEFTHPSDNSEKVNWGAEYAFHDYLFLRGGYKFNYDTEGMTAGLGVKFPLTLSKASVARLDYAYQDLKLLTAAHRVSVNVSF; this comes from the coding sequence GTGAAGCGTGCGGTGGTACTAGCCATCTGCCTGCTGCTTCCGCTCACGGCGGAAGGCGCGCAGATATTCGAAAAGGTCGGGACCCTGGGCGGGCAATCCCTCAAGATCGGCGTGGGCGCTCGGGCGGCCGCGATGGGGGACGCGTACGTCGCCATCGCCGACGACGCGACCGCCGTCTACTGGAACCCGGCCGGCATCGCCAGGCTTTCGGGTCAATCGGTGACCCTGAATCACACCGCCTGGCCCGCGGACATTCTGTTCGACCAGGCGGCCTACGTCTTCTCGATCAAGTGGATTCCCGGGATGCTCGGGGTCAACGTTCGCGCGTTGACCATGAGCCGCGATATCGTACGAACGACGTATCAGCCCGAGGGAACCGGTGATACGTTCGACGCGGGGGAATGGGCGTATGGTCTTTCCTACGCGCGGTCGCTCACGGATAAATTCTCGGCCGGTTTCTCCGTGAACTACGTCCAGACCGGCCTCGCCGACGTGAAGGGGAAGTCGAGCACATTCGACTTCGGCACGCTCTACGACATCGGAGTCCTCGGGGCGAAGATCGGCATGTCGATTCAGAACATCGGGAGCGACATGACCTTCCTCAACGAGAAGGTGAAGATGCCGACGTTCTTCCGGGTAGGAGGCTCGATGAGCCTGCTCCAGAGCGGCGACAGCCGATTCATCACGTCGGCGGAATTCACCCACCCGTCCGACAACTCGGAGAAGGTGAATTGGGGCGCGGAGTACGCCTTCCACGACTATCTCTTTCTGAGAGGTGGGTACAAGTTCAATTACGACACGGAGGGCATGACGGCTGGTTTGGGCGTGAAGTTCCCGCTGACGCTGAGCAAGGCGTCTGTGGCCCGCCTGGATTATGCGTATCAGGACCTCAAACTTCTCACCGCCGCACACCGTGTTTCGGTGAACGTGAGCTTCTAG
- the gap gene encoding type I glyceraldehyde-3-phosphate dehydrogenase, producing MRVGINGFGRIGRLVLRAALKRDEAIEFAAVNDITDAATLAHLLTYDSVHGVWPERFTSRDGVLCVGRRTIRVLSEANPAKLPWKDLGVDVVLECTGKFTERDKAAVHLGAGAKRVLVSAPAKGADATFVIGVNEETFDPGKHQVVSIASCTTNCLAPVLWVLDQTFGIERGLMTTVHAYTNDQRLQDSPHKDLRRARAAAVSLIPTSTGAAKAIGHVIPSLQGKMDGLSVRVPIADGSLIDVTVATAKAASVASVNAAMKAAAEGKLRGILQYTEDPIVSQDVVGNPHSAVFDSQLTMLSGDRMVKVFAWYDNEWGFSNRMVDTLLLLGRGC from the coding sequence GTGCGTGTCGGCATCAATGGATTCGGGCGCATCGGACGGTTGGTTCTCCGGGCGGCGCTCAAGCGGGACGAGGCGATCGAGTTTGCCGCGGTGAACGACATCACCGACGCCGCGACCCTTGCGCACCTCCTGACGTACGACTCCGTCCATGGCGTGTGGCCCGAGCGGTTCACGTCCCGGGACGGCGTCCTCTGCGTGGGCCGTCGCACGATCCGGGTTCTTTCCGAGGCGAATCCGGCCAAGCTGCCGTGGAAGGACTTGGGGGTGGACGTCGTGCTGGAGTGCACCGGCAAATTCACCGAGCGCGACAAGGCGGCGGTTCATCTCGGTGCGGGAGCCAAGCGGGTTTTGGTCTCGGCGCCCGCAAAGGGGGCGGATGCCACGTTCGTCATCGGGGTGAACGAGGAGACCTTCGATCCGGGCAAGCATCAGGTCGTATCGATCGCCTCATGCACGACGAACTGTTTGGCGCCGGTGCTCTGGGTGTTGGATCAGACATTTGGCATCGAGCGCGGGCTCATGACGACCGTGCACGCGTACACGAACGACCAGAGACTGCAAGATTCCCCTCACAAGGACCTCCGGCGCGCGCGCGCCGCGGCGGTTTCGCTGATTCCGACGAGCACGGGGGCGGCGAAGGCGATCGGCCACGTGATCCCCTCCCTCCAGGGAAAGATGGATGGGCTCTCGGTCCGCGTTCCGATCGCCGACGGTTCGTTGATCGACGTCACGGTGGCAACCGCGAAGGCCGCCTCCGTGGCCTCGGTGAACGCGGCGATGAAGGCGGCCGCGGAAGGAAAGCTGCGCGGGATCCTCCAATACACGGAGGATCCGATCGTCTCACAGGATGTTGTGGGGAACCCGCACTCCGCCGTGTTCGACTCTCAGCTCACGATGCTTTCCGGCGACAGGATGGTGAAGGTGTTCGCGTGGTATGACAACGAGTGGGGGTTCTCGAATCGCATGGTGGACACCCTTCTTCTGCTTGGACGCGGGTGCTAG